The genomic DNA CATCCTGGACCAGGTGAAGGCCCTCAACCAATCCCTGCGCCTTGGGCACCTGTTATGTCGCAGCCGTAACCCAGACTTTCTCCTGCACATCATCCAGCGCCAGGTGAGTCCTGCCCTGCGAGTGGTGGAGGAAGCACAGGCCACGAAGGTTCCAGAGGTTTCCCCAAAGGCAGAGTGCATTGGAGCACTGTGCCTTTGCACGCtgatggtgcatagacatactaTGGGTTCGGATGTGTGCTGACTGCCACAGGTTGACACTTGCCCTGCAGAGGGCACCTTAGAGCCTCTGCAGGGCAGAGGATTCGGGGCCCAGGGCTGGGCCTCTATTGGTACACTCAGTTTCtctgctgcccacacaggcctccTCCCAGTCCATGCCATGGCTAGCAGATCTGGTGCAGTCCAGTGAAGGCTCTCTGGATGTGCTGCCTGTGCAGTGCCTGTGCGAATTCCTGCTGCACGATGCAGCTGACGCCACTGCCTCAGGGGAGGAGGATGACGAGGGCGAAAGCCGGGAGCAGAAGGCCAAGAAGCGACAGGTATGGGATCCCAGCCATCCATCCACCCCACCAAGTCTACTCCGGCAGTGCTCTGACAGTTCTTCTTGGTCCACAGAGGCAACAGAAACAGCGGCAGCTGCTGGGCCGCCTACAGGATCTGCTGCTAGGCCCTAAGGCGGATGAGCAGACCACATGTGAGGTGCTTGACTACTTCCTCCGGCGTCTGGGCTCCTCACAGGTGGCCTCCCGCGTGTTGGCCATGAAGGTGAGTGTGGCCAGGTGTGTGAAGGACTTGCTgtggctgagggagggagggtgtgtgtgtgtgtgtgtgtgtgtgtgtgtgtgtgtgtgtgtgtgtgtgtgtgtgtgtgtgtgtgtgtgtgtgaaggacttGCTgtggctgagggagggagggtgtgtgtgtgtgtgtgtgtgtgtgtgtgtgtgtgtggtgagggctTGCTCTTGGGGACTAAcagagcctcacacatgctagtcaagtgctcttaccactgagccacaccccagcccctcactgggggattctaggcaggggctctcccactgagccacgcccccagcccctcactgggggattctaggcaggggctctaccactgagccacactccagcccctcactgggggattctaggcaggggctctcccactgagccacagccTGGCTTTCTGTGTATGTATTGAATAACTAACCACTTGGCTCTCTCAGACTTCTTTCCTAATTTGTGTGGACAGAAGGGACAGGTGCTGCTAGTCTAGTCTACAAGAACCGGAGCCCTTTGCCTCTTGTCTGTGTCTCCTTCCCTGGGTGGGACATACTGTGAGAGTGGTTGTATGTACCTGCAGGGCCTGTCACTTGTGCTGTCAGAGGGTGGTCTTCGTgacaaggaggagaaagaacCCCCCATGGAGGAGGATGTCGGGGAGGCAGACGCGCTACAGGGCTATCAGTGGCTGCTGCGGGACCTGCCCAGGCTGCCCCTGTTTGACAGCGTGAGGACCACCACTGCCTTGGCTCTCCAGCAGGTATGGAATGGGTAGGCCAGTCCTGGGAGGAAGGAGTAGTTGTACACTACCCCAGGATCCATCTTAGACTTGTCCACCCTCCCCAGGCCATCCACATGGAAACTGACCCCCAGACCATCAGCGCCTATCTGATCTACCTGTCCCAGCACACACCGGTGGAGGAGCAGGGCCCACACAGTGACCTGGCCCTGGTGAGGGAATTCTGGCAGGGGCAGATGGCTTTGTCACCTGTGTTGTGGCTGGCTATTGGGCTGGAGGCCAAGGAAGAAGTCGAGGAGGTGGGGCTACTCATGGCCAGAATCTTTGGAGCCTCTGACAGCTCTTGTCCCTACTCAGGATGTGGCCCGACTGGTCGTGGAACGCTCCACCATCATGGCGCACCTCTTCTCAAAGCCTTCCTGTAGCACTGCCTCCGATGCTGTACTCAGTGCCCTGCTATCCGTGTTTTCCCGCTATGTGCGGCGCATGCGCAAGAGCAAGGAGGGCGAGGAGGTCTACAGCTGGGTGAGGGCCAAGAGGGTCAGCAACTCAGCCAGCGGGATGGGGCCTTCAGAGCTGGGTGATGGGGGCAGGGGATGGTCTTCAGGGGAGGCTCTGAGGTGGACTGAAGCAGGACACAGGGTGGGTACATTGTCACGCCATTATCTGTCCTACCATCTGAGCCACCTGGTGCCTGTCCCTCTGCCGTCTCTCATAGTCGGAGTCTCAGGACCAAGTGTTCTTGCGCTGGACCAGTGGGGAGACAGCCACCATGCATATCCTTGTCGTCCATGCCATGGTCATCCTGCTGACACTGGGCCCGCCTCGTTGTAAGCAATCTGTCCTGAGCTTTTCTGAACTCAGCTTCTAGTCAGGATGGCCTGGGATGAACCCTCTGGTGTAGCTGGGACGTACCATGTGACTATGCCTTCCCTGCTTAGGGTGTTGAGTATCCTGTGCACATTTGAACACCCACTATCCCCATGGCCCTGTAGGTTGGCCTGGGGACTCAGTGGCCAGGTCCAGGGCCTGAAACCCCTCTGGTCAGTGGCCTTCCCTCTTGTCCTGGTAACCACAGCAGCTTCCATATAGGTTCCCTTTATGCCAAGAGAATGGAAAGGGTCCAGATGCCCTGGCTGGGAATTCTGAGGCATGGGGGTGGGCTTCACTACCAGGCTGAGGAAGTGCTCGTCTGTGGTGTATGTCCATGTCACTGTCCTGAGGAAGGACAGCAGGGAAAGCTGACTTCATGTTGTCTCATCTTGTCGGGTCCCCTGGGCTCTCTGGAACCAAAGACTGAGGCACTTGAGGACAGACGGCTTGCGCTGCGGTTCTCTGGCTCATAGATAACTCTGGGTGACCTTGGGCAAGAAGCCGCTCTCCACCCCTAAACCCAGGCCGCTGTGGGCACCACACAGCAGATAGGGTGACATAAAGTTGCGTGCCCACTACCTTCTCAGTCCTCATCTACCCCATCACTTGAGCCTTCTCTGTTCCCCTAAAAGCCTCAGCAACCCTCCCCCCGCCCCTCTAGAAGTACAgcccttgggttggggatttagctcagtggtagagcgcttgcctagcaaacgcaaggccctgggttcggtccccagctccgaaaaaaagaaaagaaaagaaaaaaaaaaagaagtacagcCCTTGGTTGTCTGGGATCCTTCTTGGGTTCGTGGCTCCTCGGATAACACAGCTGCTCCCTATGTCTTCCCTAAAGCTGGCGACAGTGAGTTCAGTGAGTTGCTGGACATCTGGTTTCCAGAGAAGAAGCCGCTGCCCACAGCCTTCCTGGTGGACACTTCTGAGGAGGCGCTGCTGCTGCCCGACTGGCTGAAGCTGCGCATGATCCGCTCTGAAGTCCCCAGGCTGGTGGATGCTGGTACAGTGAGACTGGGGGAAGGGCCTAGTGAGACGGGGGAGGGGCCCAGTGAGACTGGGGGAGGGGCCCGACCTCACACTTGCTGCCTCTGAGCCTGAACCAACTGTCAGACATACCAAAAACTCTGAGGGCTCAGAGACCAGGCCTGGAGCAGAAATGGCTATAAAAGACCTGGTTTTTAGAGGCACGAGATAATTTCAGGGCCTTCGATTAGTCGTCTGGAGGGCATGTGTATAGACAAGCTGCACTGAGCAGAGGCAGGTCCCATCAGGGGCCGGACATGTGTCTGGCCCCAGACAGGAAAGGAGACTTTAGTGAGTGACTGGGTGGACTTGGGAAGCCTGGTGAAGGACAGACATACCAAGGAGTCTGGACTCCAGTGAGCCAGAGGGCCATTGACAGTGTCATGGCTTCAGAAGCCATGGGGACTGTGTGTGGTGGAGACTGTCAGAGCCAGGCCCTGCGCCGGTGCATCTGAGAGCTACCCTTGCTGGTACACCTTGCCCACAGCCCTGCAGGACCTGGAGCCCCAGCAGCTGCTGCTCTTCGTGCAGTCCTTTGGTATCCCCGTGTCCAGCATGAGCAAGCTGCTGCAGTACCTGGACCAGGCGGTAGCCCAGGATCCCCAGACCCTGGAGCAGAACATCATGGACAAGAGTAAGTCCTGGGGCCATGAGGCCTCAGCACACTGTGGCCCACCAAGCCCTTTAGGGCAGACTGTACGGTTGTCCTGTCAGGTGTGCACCTACCCCTGTGGCAGACTGTGGAGCTCTGAGACTGCTGTCCCCATTACGACTGACTTGAGGTTGGAGGGAACCCTAGGTCCTCTGCTGGGAATCCTGCGGTCTTTGCTTTTTTGTCTTTAAGAGACAGTTTTTCTCTGTGCtgccttggctatcctagaactagctctgacAGGCTGGCCTCTACCTCAGAAatcttgcctgcctctgcctcctaagtgctgtgacaagagatgtgtgccaccactgcctgactagCTCCTGCGGTCATAGAAGAGCTTGCTGGGCATGGTGTGCCAGCCCCCCAGTCCTGTGTTTGGTGGAAAGGCAGGCTGGCTTCATCCACCCCCAGTGGTCCCCTGGCCGCTGTTTTGCAGATTACATGGCTCACCTGGTGGAGGTCCAGCACGAGAGAGGTGCTTCTGGAGGCCAGACCTTCCACTCGCTACTCACGGCCTCCCTGCCACCCCGACGAGGTACAACCCCTCTTTCCCCTACTCCATGTCACCGTCTGAGCTGGACTGCTTTTGGCCTTCATTGTATTCCCTGGCTTGTGTCAGTCGTGTTTGTGGGTTCTTATGTGGGCCCAAGGTCCAGCTCTGCCTTCTGGTCACAGTCTGTGGCAGGACAGGGCCACTTGTTTCCTATTTGTCTACAGACAGCACAGAGGCTCCTAAGCCAGAAAGCAGCCCTGAGCCCCCACCAGGCCAGGGCAGGACTCGGGCAGGGACGCAGGTTCCAGTGCTCGGCCCTGAGGACGACTTAGCTGGCATCTTCCTACAGGTACAAGGGCAGTCGTGTGAGGGCCCACAGCAGCACTTGTCTGCCCTCCCTGTGTCTCGTGACGTGTGTACTACGTACTTACCTTGTGCTCACTCCTCATGCTCACAATATGAAGTCGGGTTCTGGGTTTCCTGCTAGTTCCTGTGCTAGGGTGCTAGGtacctctgtcttccacatgcaGCTCTTAGGGTATGAGACTCCCTTGCCACTCTTCCAGTAAGGATGCCAGGTCCCTTAGTGATGCACTGGGGACCCAGTCAGATGGGTGGGAGGCAGGATGCACATGAGAACCTCGGGTACGAGGCCTCCGCATTCTCACACCTTCTGCTTTCCAGATCTTCCCACTGAGCCCGGATCCACGGTGGCAGAGCTCCAGTCCGCGCCCCCTTGCCCTGGCACTGCAGCAAGCCCTGGGCCAAGAGTTGGCTCGTGTCCGCCAGGGCAACCCCGAGGTGCCCGGCATCACAGTTCGCCTTCTGCAGGCCATGGCCACCCTGCTGAGCTCCCCGCACGGGGGTACCCTTGCTCTGGCTATGCACCACAGCCACTTCCTGTCCTGCCCTCTGATGCGCCAGCTCTGCCAGTACCAGGTGCTCTGGCACGTGGGCTGGTGGGAGGCAAGGGCAGTGGGAGACTGGGGCCCAGAGTACATGACTCTGCCTGTGGTAGGAAGCCTTGGGTATCTCCCCAGTCCACCCTTGGGCCCGGTGTTGTTCCCAGCATGCCTGAGGCTTCCCTTGGCAGGTTTCCTGTCTTTAACACAAAAAGCAGCTACCTTGGAGCAGGGACAGGGGCAATGGCAGGGACAGGTCCCCATCGTAGAGGGTGAACGAAGGAGGTCTCTGTCACCCCTCTCTGCATAcacgagtgcatgtgtgtgtatggtgtgtatgtgtgtgcacacctgggTTTCTTCTCCGCTGTATGGGTTACTGATGAAGGCACGTCCCCAAGGGCTGGTGTTTAAAcctttcaaggtcatcctggcaCTCAAGAGGCATGCTTTTGAGTGGCAAGTGGGATGATATTGGGTCCTGGCCCTGTCTCTGGGCCTCTGGGCCTAGGTTGCATActacctcctccctcccccgcTAGGCAGGGCTGTTGGAGTCCTGTGCCAACGTGCTCACATATGGCTGTCTGTCCCCGCAGCGTGCTGTCCCGCAGGACACTGGCTTCTCCTCACTCTTCCTTAAAGTGCTCATGCAGATTCTACAGTGGCTAGACAGCCCTGCTGTGGAGGATGGGCCCTTGCAGGCCCAACTCAAGTTATTTGCTACCCGCTATTCAGCAAGACGCAGGATCAGTGACGGTGAGCTCGCTGagagtggcaggcaggcagggactGGTTGGTGTCATTGTGGTGGAGCCAAGCCTTCAGAGAGCTGTGCGGGCCTCTTGAAGAACAGCTAGCttgggcagagaggcaggccgTGAGTGTGTGAGCAAACCAGAGCTATGGCATTGGTCACACGGTATGTACCACTGCCTGCAGTGCGCAGCGGGCTCCTGCACCTGGCTGAGGCCTTAAGCTTCCACCGTGATCTGGAGGTGGCCAACTCCACCGCACGGGCCGTCATCGCCACCCTGAGGTCTGGGGAGAAGTGTACTGTGGAGCCTGAGCTCATCAGCAAAGGTACCGACCCCTCTCCCCTTGGCCCCACGTCTTGAGGATGGTGGGAGGACTGTCTACCTTGGGGAACTCCAGGTTGTTGGCCTGCTCCACTCAGACAGCCTCCTGTCCCACAGTCCTCCGGGGCCTCATCGAGGTGCGCTCACCGCACTTTGAAGAGCTGCTGACGGCGCTCTTCTCAGCCACCGCAGAGACCTGCCCCAGCCCAGCCTCGGGGCCCATTGTGGTGGTGAGCTCCTTGCTGCTGCAGGAAAGAGATGAGCCTCTGGGCCCGAGCACGCAGGATGCGGAGGGTGCCAGGTAATCGGCAGTGTAGCCTGGGGTGGGAGCATGGTGGCTCTGCAGCCTGGCGTCTGCTCTGACGCTTCTGTCCCACAGCACAGAGGCCATGCGCCTGGGACCAGCATCTGGGCTGCTCGTGGActggctggagacactggaccCTGAGGTTGTCTGTAGTTGCCCTGACCTTCAGTGGAAGCTGCTCTTCTCACGGAGAAAGGTGACAGGGACATGGCCCAGTGCCCTCCCGCAGTGCTGCCACTCCAGACTTCTGTGTCTCGTAGCCTCCAGAGCGGTGGGGGGCCCAGGGGGTGTATGTTTCTTTGGATCAACACTAGAGCCAcatctggggctggggctggaatGGGATGAGGGTAGGGAAATTCCACAGATCCTAAAGTCTGAAGAACCCAGGTAGGCCCAGGACTGTGGAGAAGTGGAGAAAGGTGGAAGGGTATTGGCTGTGCATTGtcatttatatatttggttgtgagcctagcctttaacggctgaaccatctctccagccctgtgcatTGTCATTTAAACCCGGGGCCCTGCCCTACATGGAGGAGATGAGGAGATGGGCCAGGCCAGGCCCTttgctgctgtgtcctgggtggTCCCACCAGAGCGTGTCAGCTGACCTGACTTATCAGAACTGGTGGTCCCTGGGCCCAGTTGAGATCATCCCGGCCTCTTTCTTCTCCAGGGCAAAGGCCACATAAGTGCCCAGGTGCTGTCCTTCCGCCCCTACCTCCTGGCCCTCCTCACACACCAGGCCAGCTGGTCCACGCTGCACCGCTGCACCCGTGTCCTGCTAAGCAAGAGCCGTGAGCAGAGGTGAGGCCAGCCCTGACCCCAGCTCTGTGTGATCCATGAATTGTGTCCCCTACACCTTGGTTCAGGGCAGCATCTCCTAAGGGGCTTCCTGTTGTGCTCAGTGCGTGCCCTCATCAGCAGGGCCAGTATCTTGCTTTTGGTGCCCAGCCTCTCACTTATGGGTAAATAGTCCAGCCCCTCCCTTCTTCttggcacatttttttttttctttttttggagctggggactgaacccagggccttgcgcttgctaggcaagcgctctaccactgagctaaatccccaacccttcttggCACATTTTTATCTGTGGAGAATTTGGCTTATGTTCATGACGTggtacaggaggcagaggagctgGGGAAGCTGCCCATCTGTCCCGGTGGTCCCTTGGCTGTAACAGGCCCATAGTGTGGGCACAAGCTGTGCTTGAGTTTCCTCATGGGAACCATCAGGTACCCAACTTACAAACATAGGACCTGGGAGTGTGTGGGTGCTGTTATGCTTCACCAGGGACTAGTGACTCCTCAGAGGGACAGTGGTAGCCCTCTACAGAGGTCCCTTTCCTCAGGAACTTTACCCTGGCTCTAGTGTTTGGAGATATGCTTGCTTCTTCCCAGGCTCGACCCCTCAGCCTCCCTGGACTTCCTCTGGGCCTGCATCCATGTTCCCCGGATCTGGCAGGGCCGGGACCAGCGCACTCCACAGGCAGGTCTCCAGAGGTTAGCCTAACCCTGTGGGTGGTGACTGCACATCCTGGGGCTGACCTACAGCCTCCTGATTGCAGAAGCGACGGGAGGAGCTGGTGCTCCATGTCCAGGGCCCAGAGCTGCTCAGCCTGGTGGAGCTTATCCTGTCCGAGGCAGAGACCAGGAGCCAGGATGGGGACAGTGCTGCACGCACCCTCATCCAGACCCGGCTGCCCCTGCTGCTTAGCTGCTGCCGTAGCAACGATGAGAGCATTGGAAAAGTGACTGAGCACCTGACCAGCTGCATCCAACAATGGGGGGACAGGTACCTGAGTCCCCACTGTGTCACCTGGGAGTGACTCCTTCAGCACATGTCCCTCACTGGCCACACCATCCCAGTGACCTAGTCCCTCTGCCCTCTCCTTTCCAGCGTGCTAGGCCAGCGCTGCCGAGACCTGCTGTTGCAACTGTACTTACAGCGGCCAGAGGTCCGGGTGCCAGTGCCTGAGGTCCTGCTGCAAAGCGAAGGTGCCACCAGTAGCAGCATCTGCAAGGTGAGGGGCACAGCCTGCCATAGCCCTGTGGCCCACAGAGCAGGGGGGTAGGGGGCTGCACCATCAGCATCACCTCACCTCACCTTGCTGGAGCTCAGCCTTGCTGTGATAGGCTCTTCCCCTGGATGCAGCCTGAGGCATGGGGATGCCCCTTCCCTTTTCTGGGCTCGGGTTGTGGGCAGTCAGGAGTTGGCACATATATTGTTTAACATATGGACAGTCTGGGGCCATGACCTCTATCAGGACACCCCCGAGTATCCCTGAGACCTCCTGCCTCCTACCCATTCTGGCCAGCTCCACTGCCttagcagggcagggcaggtcaGCTTGTGCCCTCTGGAACTTTGCGTGAGGGGCCACATGAACTCCTGCCTTGGCTGTGATGTCTAGAGTGTCCATGTTGAGCTGCAATGGTGTCCTAGGCTGTGAGGGGGATGGGACAGTTCAATGTATAGGCAAGTAGTCTCCTCTCCCCCTAGCTGGACGGGCTCATCCACCGCTTCATCACGCTCCTGGCAGACACCAGTGACTCCAGGTCTTCTGAGAGCAGAGTGGCTGATGCCAACATGGCCTGTCGGAAGCTGGCTGTGGCCCACCCCATCCTGCTGCTAAGGTGCCTGCTGTCACAGCAGTGGATACCCTATGGGGTCGGGGTGACTAGTGGGAAGGTGTGACCAGGGTATCCTTCTGTTGGCCCCCAGGCACCTGCCCATGATTGCAGCCCTCCTGCATGGCCGCACACATCTGAACTTCCAGGAGTTCCGGCAGCAGAACCACCTAGCCTTCTACCTACATGTGCTGGGCATCTTGGAGCTGCTGCAGCCACGAGTCTTCCAGAGCGAACACCAGGGGGCACTCTGGGACTGCCTGCGGTCCTTTATCCGCCTGCTCCTGGTAGGTGCCAGGCAAACTGTGTCCCGCATTCCTCAGCCAAATATCCTCCCATGCCCCCTGTTGTCCTTGCTTGACTTCCTTCTGCTCCTACAGGAGAGCCCAGAGCTAGGGCCAATGCCAGGCCACCCTCCAGTGGCTTCTGTCACCACTGTCTGGAGACCAGCTCTTCCCTGAGGTTCCTAAGTTCCAGCATCCCCTGCCTGGGGAGTCCGACATTCAGGACCCTTGGTGCCAAGCCCCGTTGCGTGCTATTTGTTGGTGTCAGATGCCCCAGTCTATACATTTTGGCTGTGATACTATGAAAACAGAAGGCAGGCCAGCCAGGTGTCAGAGTAGCACACCTGCAGTCACAGCACTTGggtggctgaggcaagagaattgcAAGTTCTGGACTAGCCTTGGCTATAATATTGTGAGGCAATATATGGGTGTCTGACCATctagaaagaagagggagggggaaggggggagggagggaggcacccAGGGGCTGGAAGGAGGGCTTAGAGATTAGAGAGTGTTagttgcccttgcagaggaccctggtttggttCCTGACATCCACGTGGTGGCTTGCAAGCATTAGAAACTCCagttccggggctggggatttagctcagtggtagagcgcttacctaggaagcgcaaggccctgggttcggtccccagctccgaaaaaaagaaccaaaaaaaaaaaaaaaaaaagaaactccagttccagggcaccaGACACTCACTGTCATGcaaagacatacagacacacatgcaggcaaaacattcattcaATAAAAACTAAAAGCAGCAGGACCCAATCAGGCTAGCTCTGGGCCCATGACTGTCATGGGGTCATGTGTTGTGTAGAGGGTCTGAGGAAGCCTCTGGTGGCTCTGCCTTCTCTACAGAACTACCGAAAGTCTTCCCGCCAACTGGCCCCCTTCATCAGCAAATTTGTTCAGTTCATCCACAAATATGTGGCCTGCAGCGCACCAGCAGCCGTGGCCTTCCTGCAGAAGCACGCAGAGCCCCTCCAGTGAGTTCCCATACCTTCCTGGGCTGCCCAGTGGCCCCTGGAGCCAGAAGGGACAGTCCAGACAGTGGTCTGAATTGCAACCCCAGCCTCATCCCCACGTGCTCCCTTCactcaccctccctcctccctcacccctcGTCTTACTCACCTCTCACCCCTCCTCCTCTCTACCCCTCCTCCTCTCACTCCTCTCTCTTCACCCCTCTTCCactcacccctcctcctccttacttagccttcctcctccctcagccctcTTTCTCACTCACCCCTCCTCCCTACCTCTTTACTTTGTCCTTACCTAAGCCCAGGCCCGccttcctgccctgcttctccTTACCTGGCACTCTTCCCCGCCTGCCCTCCTCTAAAGTGAGCTCATGCTCTCTCCACAGTGACCTGTCCTTTGACAACAGTGACCTGGTGATGCTGAAGTCTTTACTAGCAGGGCTCAGTCTGCCCAGCCGGGATGGGAGAGCTGACCAAGGTCTGGATGAGGAAGGTGAAGGTAAGCGGGCAGGTGAGCTCTCGGGTGGTGAGCAGGGAGGGTCCTGGTGTGTGTGGCTGAGCCGAGACCTCATCCGTCTCTTGCTTGGGCGTGGGCGGTGCCGTGACCAAGCTGACAGAACAGAACCACCTTGTGGAAATGTTTGGTTCTGCTTCAGACATTACCCTTCTGGGTACCTGCGTGCTGCCTGGGCAGGCTGGTCCTTAGGACTTACCCTACCTCACTTGCCTGATGATGGCTCCTGCTCCCTCCACAGCCGGATGATAGCCATGCTGACATAGTCACCGGTAGATCGGCAGTGACTCAGTGAACCATGCTGATAGAAGCTCAGTGACTGCAGCTAGCCTTGGCTGCCTCTGTTGGCCAGATTGACTGTGACCTCGGGCCGCCTGAAGGCAGATACAAGGTCCTTCACAGAGGACACACTGTACAGACATGAGTCTCTGTGTGGAGTGGTCCATGAGGGCAGAGGCAAGGGAGTGCGCTCCTAAGCTGGCTGTAGTTAGTGTAAGGAAAACATGTGCTGAGTCTCTCAGGGCAGCCCAGCATCCTCAGTGCTACCCTCCACATGACACGCCTCCAACTCCGTGACTACCACATGTCCAAGCACCATGTGGCATCCTGGGTAGTGGCCAGTGTGCTTCTGGGAATGGCGTAGTCTTTCCGTGGAGACTGCGGGTCTGGCTTGGCCCTCAGTGTTCAGCCATCACCTGACTCTGACTAACTTTTCACAGATGAGCGTTCAGCTGGCTCCCTACCCCTGGTCAGTGTCTCCCTCTCCACCCCACTGACTGTAGCTGATGTGGCTCCCCACATGAAGAGGCTGTCCCGGGGCCAGGCTGTTGAGGGTGAGTGAGCCACTTGTTGCTAGACCACCCTGAACCCACTGAGCTCTTTGCTCACAATTGAGGTTCTGAGACCTGACAGGGCGGCTGGCAGGTCTGTCAGTCTTCAGAGCAGAACCAGGGGTTGAGTAAAGAGGTTTGTTTCAAGTTTCCTTTTTACAGGCCTCCCTGAGACCAGTACGAGGCCAAATGGGGGGGCACAGTGTCAGGATAACCACTGAGCACGCAGTTCCTGGTGCATTTTGGGGAGGGAGACTCTGGGGGACTGAATTGCCCGAGGATTGTCCCTTCCTGTCTCAGGGTTGCTTGGGGTAGGACAGAGGTTTCCTCAGACCCTACAGCCTGACTTTTTGCCCTTAGATGTGCTCGAGACCCTGAGTGACATAGATGAGATGTCACGGCGGAGACCTGAGGTCCTGGGCTTCTTCTCGGTGAGTgaggctggaaagagcccaggtTGGGGTCTTGTTCTTACCCTGCTGCTGTGCAAGCCAGGTACTGCCCTGAACTGATGCCACCACCCTGGTGGCATCTTGGGAACAGGCCCTGCAGTTACCACTAAGGAGAGTGTCACCGTGGGGACAGTCCCCACGGTGACACTCTCCTCTCACCTGAGCAGACCAACTTGCAGCGGCTGATGAGCTCAGCGGAGGAGTC from Rattus norvegicus strain BN/NHsdMcwi chromosome 12, GRCr8, whole genome shotgun sequence includes the following:
- the Ints1 gene encoding integrator complex subunit 1 isoform X1; its protein translation is MTERASDSRRLLPGDGASSRGARAAGRMNRAKPTTVRRPSAAAKPSGHPPPGDFIALGSKGQANESKTASTLLKPAPSGLPSERKRDASASLSGASGLTGLTKRPKLSSTPPLSALGRLAEAAVAEKRAISPSIKEPSVVPIEVLPTVLLDEIEAAELEGNDDRIEGVLCGAVKQLKVTRAKPDSTLYLSLMYLAKIKPNIFATEGVIEALCSLLRRDASVNFKAKGNSLVSVLACNLLMAAYEEDENWPEIFVKVYIEDSLGERIWVDSPHCRTFVDNIQTAFNTKMPPKSVLLQGEGARSGGELGAGSSPHPSLTEEEDSQTELLIAEEKLSPEQEGQLMPRPRYDELTESVEEYVLDMLRDQLNRRQPIDNVSRNLLRLLTATCGYKEVRLLAVQRLEMWLQNPKLTRPAQDLLMSVCMNCNSHGSEDMDVISHLIKIRLKPKVLLNHYMLCIRELLNAHKDNLGTTIKFVIFNELSNARNPNNMQILYTVLQHSSELAPKFLAMVFQDLLTNKDDYLRASRALLREIIKQTKHEINFQAFCLGLMQERKEPQYLEMEFKERFVVHITDVLAVSMMLGITAQVKEAGVAWDKGEKRNLEVLRTFQNQIAAIQRDAVWWLHTVVPSISKLAPKDYVHCLHKVLFTEQPETYYKWDNWPPESDRNFFLRLCSEVPILEDTLMRILVIGLSRELPLGPADAMELADHLVKRAAAVQADDVEVLKVERIQLIDAVLNLCTYHHPENIQLPPGYQPPNLAISTLYWKAWPLLLVVAAFNPENIGLAAWEEYPTLKMLMEMVMTNNYSYPPCTLTDEETRTEMINRELQISQREKQEILAFEGHLAAASTKQTITESSSLLLSQLTSLDPQGPPRRPPPHILDQVKALNQSLRLGHLLCRSRNPDFLLHIIQRQASSQSMPWLADLVQSSEGSLDVLPVQCLCEFLLHDAADATASGEEDDEGESREQKAKKRQRQQKQRQLLGRLQDLLLGPKADEQTTCEVLDYFLRRLGSSQVASRVLAMKGLSLVLSEGGLRDKEEKEPPMEEDVGEADALQGYQWLLRDLPRLPLFDSVRTTTALALQQAIHMETDPQTISAYLIYLSQHTPVEEQGPHSDLALDVARLVVERSTIMAHLFSKPSCSTASDAVLSALLSVFSRYVRRMRKSKEGEEVYSWSESQDQVFLRWTSGETATMHILVVHAMVILLTLGPPRSGDSEFSELLDIWFPEKKPLPTAFLVDTSEEALLLPDWLKLRMIRSEVPRLVDAALQDLEPQQLLLFVQSFGIPVSSMSKLLQYLDQAVAQDPQTLEQNIMDKNYMAHLVEVQHERGASGGQTFHSLLTASLPPRRDSTEAPKPESSPEPPPGQGRTRAGTQVPVLGPEDDLAGIFLQIFPLSPDPRWQSSSPRPLALALQQALGQELARVRQGNPEVPGITVRLLQAMATLLSSPHGGTLALAMHHSHFLSCPLMRQLCQYQRAVPQDTGFSSLFLKVLMQILQWLDSPAVEDGPLQAQLKLFATRYSARRRISDVRSGLLHLAEALSFHRDLEVANSTARAVIATLRSGEKCTVEPELISKVLRGLIEVRSPHFEELLTALFSATAETCPSPASGPIVVVSSLLLQERDEPLGPSTQDAEGASTEAMRLGPASGLLVDWLETLDPEVVCSCPDLQWKLLFSRRKGKGHISAQVLSFRPYLLALLTHQASWSTLHRCTRVLLSKSREQRLDPSASLDFLWACIHVPRIWQGRDQRTPQKRREELVLHVQGPELLSLVELILSEAETRSQDGDSAARTLIQTRLPLLLSCCRSNDESIGKVTEHLTSCIQQWGDSVLGQRCRDLLLQLYLQRPEVRVPVPEVLLQSEGATSSSICKLDGLIHRFITLLADTSDSRSSESRVADANMACRKLAVAHPILLLRHLPMIAALLHGRTHLNFQEFRQQNHLAFYLHVLGILELLQPRVFQSEHQGALWDCLRSFIRLLLNYRKSSRQLAPFISKFVQFIHKYVACSAPAAVAFLQKHAEPLHDLSFDNSDLVMLKSLLAGLSLPSRDGRADQGLDEEGEGKRADERSAGSLPLVSVSLSTPLTVADVAPHMKRLSRGQAVEDVLETLSDIDEMSRRRPEVLGFFSTNLQRLMSSAEESCRNLAFSLALRSIQNNPSIAADFLPTFMYCLGSRDFEVVQTALRNLPEYTLLCQEHAAVLLHRAFLVGMYGQIDTSAQISEALKILHMEAVM